One Polaribacter sp. KT25b DNA segment encodes these proteins:
- a CDS encoding TonB-dependent siderophore receptor, which yields MKIKITVIIALLFYAVQAKAQVEPVKRDTLKEVIITSTRIDLPFKKNSRTINVISSEEIKNSAATNVADLLQQVAGVDIRRRGTAGSQADLYIRGGGFDQTLLLIDGIKMDDSQTGHHTLNAVLPVEVIERIEVIKGPAARVFGQNAFTGAINIVTKNKLNNLVSVNVEAGSFGQLNGSVTIGKEFENSSVMAHVGILTSDGYRHNSDYNNKNYFIKGIFNKKEQPIEVIATFFDKKFGANGFYASATATEQYEETQSSLLGASTTFKTENFKITPRVYWKRGQDDYVYIRDNPSVYRNLHITNKIGVETNASYTSNLGITGFGIDISRVFISSNNLGNRNRTMVNLFLEHRFKLADDKIDITPGVAVTYFSDFKFHAFPGIDVGFKLSDNLKAYGNLGITYRIPTYTDLFYNDRTTIGNENLKSEEAFSQEIGLKYDTEILTTSVAFFNRDADNLIDFIRSDLTSKYAATNIPKFNTKGFEFNADYRFKINEFNQTLSFGYNFLDDNFTEEKKEFSRYSLSTLKHQFITRFASKLFKNVRQNIIYKYAERTVGTSYNVWDASVIVDFNQLSFTVTASNIFDADYIETGYVPMPPSNVLFGFRYSF from the coding sequence ATGAAAATTAAAATTACTGTAATAATTGCATTATTATTTTATGCTGTGCAAGCAAAAGCACAAGTAGAACCTGTAAAAAGAGATACTTTAAAAGAAGTTATTATTACTTCTACAAGAATAGATTTACCTTTTAAGAAAAATTCTAGAACGATAAACGTAATTTCATCCGAAGAAATAAAAAATAGTGCCGCAACAAATGTGGCAGATTTGTTACAACAAGTTGCTGGTGTAGATATTAGAAGAAGAGGAACTGCAGGAAGTCAAGCAGATTTATACATTAGAGGTGGAGGTTTTGACCAAACGTTATTATTAATAGATGGTATTAAAATGGATGATTCACAAACTGGGCATCATACTTTAAATGCAGTTTTACCAGTTGAAGTTATCGAAAGGATAGAAGTAATTAAAGGACCTGCAGCAAGAGTTTTTGGTCAAAATGCATTTACAGGAGCCATAAATATTGTTACTAAAAACAAGTTAAATAATTTAGTTTCTGTAAATGTGGAAGCTGGTTCTTTTGGTCAACTAAATGGTTCTGTAACTATTGGTAAAGAGTTTGAAAATTCGTCTGTAATGGCACATGTTGGTATTTTAACTTCAGATGGTTATAGACATAATTCTGATTATAATAACAAGAACTATTTTATAAAAGGAATTTTTAATAAAAAAGAACAACCTATAGAAGTAATTGCTACTTTTTTCGATAAAAAATTTGGTGCAAATGGTTTTTATGCAAGTGCAACTGCTACAGAACAATATGAGGAAACTCAAAGTAGTTTATTAGGAGCTTCTACTACTTTTAAAACCGAAAATTTTAAAATTACACCAAGAGTTTATTGGAAAAGAGGTCAAGATGATTATGTGTATATAAGAGACAATCCAAGTGTGTATAGAAATTTACACATTACTAATAAAATAGGTGTAGAAACAAATGCTTCTTACACATCAAACCTAGGAATTACAGGTTTTGGTATAGATATTTCTAGAGTTTTTATTAGTAGTAATAATTTAGGAAATAGAAACAGAACAATGGTAAATTTGTTTTTAGAACACCGTTTTAAATTAGCAGATGACAAAATAGATATTACTCCTGGAGTTGCGGTTACTTATTTTTCTGATTTTAAATTTCATGCGTTTCCTGGAATAGATGTTGGTTTTAAATTGTCTGATAATTTAAAAGCGTATGGAAATTTAGGGATTACGTATAGAATACCAACGTATACAGATTTGTTTTATAATGACAGAACTACCATTGGTAACGAAAATTTAAAATCAGAAGAAGCGTTTTCTCAAGAAATTGGATTGAAATATGACACAGAAATACTTACAACTTCTGTAGCATTTTTTAATAGAGATGCTGATAATTTAATTGATTTTATTAGATCTGATTTAACATCAAAGTATGCTGCAACTAATATTCCAAAATTTAATACAAAAGGTTTTGAATTTAATGCCGATTATCGTTTTAAAATTAATGAATTTAATCAGACTTTATCATTTGGATATAATTTTTTAGATGATAACTTTACAGAAGAAAAGAAAGAATTTTCACGTTATTCTTTAAGTACCTTAAAACATCAATTTATAACTCGTTTTGCAAGTAAGCTGTTTAAAAATGTAAGACAAAATATTATTTACAAATATGCAGAACGCACCGTTGGTACAAGTTATAATGTTTGGGATGCTTCCGTAATTGTAGATTTTAATCAATTAAGTTTTACAGTAACTGCTAGTAATATTTTTGATGCAGATTATATAGAAACAGGTTATGTGCCAATGCCGCCAAGTAATGTTTTATTCGGATTTCGTTATAGTTTTTAA